A segment of the Candidatus Eisenbacteria bacterium genome:
GGCGGGCTTAGTAGACCCTCGCACACCGGCCCGCGCCGCCTTGCCTGCCGCCATGAACGACAGCCGCCCGCCGCTGCACGGCCTCGACGAGAGCGTCGCGCTGCGCTCGATCGTCGAGGGTACCGCCACCCATACGGGCGATCGCTTCTTCCAGACGCTGGTCGAGAGCCTGGCGCGCGTCCTCGGGACGCACGGCGCATGGGTCACCGAGTACCTGCCGGACGTACGCCGCCTGCGGGCGCTCGCGTTCTGGCTGGGCGGAGAGTGGATCCAGGACTTCGAGCACGCGATCGACGGAACGCCGTGCGAGGACGTCGTCAGCGGGCGCCGCCTCGTGCACATCCCCGACAACGTGCTCGCGCTCTACCCGAACGACGAGCCCGGATTCGCGGCGGGAGCCGTGAGCTACCTCGGCGTCCCGCTGCTCGACGTCGACGGGAGCGTGCTCGGCCATCTCGCCGTGCTCGACCGCCGTCCGATGCCCGCGGAGCCGCGGGCCGAAGCCTTGATCCGGATCTTCGCGTCGCGGGCGACCACCGAGCTGCAGCGGCTGCGCGCCGAGGCCGAGGTACGCGAGCGCGAGGAGAAGCTCGCGGGTCTCGTCGACAGCGCGATGGACGCGATCGTCGAGCTGGACGACGCCCTTCGCGTGACGCGCATGAACCCCGCCGCCGCGAAGCTCTTCGGTCCGTCGGCGTCCGGCATCGATTTCCGGACCTTCCTCTCCACGGAGAGCGGCGCACGACTCGCGACGCTGGCCGCCGGGCTCGGCGCGCGTGCCGAGGACGAGCGATCGCTGTGGATTCCGGGCACGCTCGCGGCGCGCCAGGCGGGAGGCGGCGAGTTCCCCGCCGAGGCGACGCTCGCGCGCTTCGACGTCCATCGGCGCGTCTTCTACACGCTCATCCTGCGCAACGTGAACGAGCGCCTCGAGGCCGAGCGCCGCATCCGTTCGCTCACCGTCGAGACGGAATACCTGCGCGAGGAGCTCGCGGCCCTCGGCGGATTCGAGAGCATCATCGGCGGCAGCGTGGCGCTGCGCGGCGTGCTCCAGGCGGTGAAGCAGGTGGCTGCGACCGACGCGACCGTGCTCGTCCTGGGCGAGACGGGGACGGGCAAGGAGCTCGTCGCGCGCGCCATCCACGCCGCGAGCGGACGGCGCGCGCGGCCGCTCGTGAGGGTGAACTGCGCGGCCATACCGGCGGCCCTCGTCGAGAGCGAGTTCTTCGGCCACGAGCGCGGCGCCTTCACCGGCGCTACGCAGCGGCGCGAGGGACGCTTCGCGCTCGCGCACGGGGGAACGATCCTCCTCGACGAGGTGGCGGAGCTGCCGGCCGACCTGCAGGCGAAGCTGCTGCGCGTGTTGCAAGAAGGGGAGTTCGAGCCCGTCGGCAGCTCGCAGACGCGAAAGGTGGACGTGCGCGTGATCGCGGCGACCAACCGCGACCTCGCCCGCGAGGTGAGCCAGGGCCGCTTCCGCCAGGACCTCTACTATCGCTTGAACGTCGTGCCGATCGAAGTGCCGCCCCTGCGCGAGCGGGGCGACGACGTCGTCATCCTGGCGTCGGCGTTCGCCGACCGGGTCGGCAAACGGATGGCGCGCGCGGTCGAGCCGCCCTCGGGCGACGACGTCGCGCGCCTGCGAGCGTACTCCTGGCCCGGAAACGTCCGCGAGCTGCAGAACGTGATCGAGCGCGCCGTCATCACGTCGCCCGACGGCCGGCTCGATCTGTCGCGGTTCCTCCAGCCGGGCGCGAACCAGGCGCCTCCGATCGCGGCCGATCACCCGCTGCGCGCGATCCGGACCGTGCGCGAGCTGGAAGAGATCGAACGCTCGAGCATCCTGGCAGCGTTGGAAGCGACCGGTGGGCGGGTCGCGGGCACGGACGGCGCGGCGGAGCGCCTCGGCACGAAGCCGTCGACGCTGCGGTCGCGCATGAAGGCGCTCGGGATCGACCGCCGGGGCCGGTAGCGAGATCTCGCGCCCCCCGACGCGAAATCTCGCGCCGTGCGGACTCTCGCCACGGCCGCGCGCCGAAAAAAGCACGCGCCGACGGCGCACGACCCACTCCGGACGCCTGGCGCGCCGCTTGCGATGCAGCCGGCAGCGGCTCGCACGGGGCGAGCCCCGGAAGGGAGATCGGTCATGCAGCGAATCGGCGTGTTCGTCTACGGAGTCCTCGCGTACGCGTGCTTCTTCGCGACGTTCCTCTATGCCGTCGGGTTCATCGGCGGCTTCGGCGTGCCGCACTCGATCGACTCGGCGCCGCAGGGCTCGCTCGGCGTCGCCATCGCGGTCGACGTGCTCCTGCTCGCCGTGTTCGCCCTCCAGCACAGCGTCATGGCGCGGCCGGCGTTCAAGCGCTGGTGGACGCGCATCGTGCCCGAGCCGGCCGAGCGCAGCACGTACGTC
Coding sequences within it:
- a CDS encoding sigma 54-interacting transcriptional regulator produces the protein MNDSRPPLHGLDESVALRSIVEGTATHTGDRFFQTLVESLARVLGTHGAWVTEYLPDVRRLRALAFWLGGEWIQDFEHAIDGTPCEDVVSGRRLVHIPDNVLALYPNDEPGFAAGAVSYLGVPLLDVDGSVLGHLAVLDRRPMPAEPRAEALIRIFASRATTELQRLRAEAEVREREEKLAGLVDSAMDAIVELDDALRVTRMNPAAAKLFGPSASGIDFRTFLSTESGARLATLAAGLGARAEDERSLWIPGTLAARQAGGGEFPAEATLARFDVHRRVFYTLILRNVNERLEAERRIRSLTVETEYLREELAALGGFESIIGGSVALRGVLQAVKQVAATDATVLVLGETGTGKELVARAIHAASGRRARPLVRVNCAAIPAALVESEFFGHERGAFTGATQRREGRFALAHGGTILLDEVAELPADLQAKLLRVLQEGEFEPVGSSQTRKVDVRVIAATNRDLAREVSQGRFRQDLYYRLNVVPIEVPPLRERGDDVVILASAFADRVGKRMARAVEPPSGDDVARLRAYSWPGNVRELQNVIERAVITSPDGRLDLSRFLQPGANQAPPIAADHPLRAIRTVRELEEIERSSILAALEATGGRVAGTDGAAERLGTKPSTLRSRMKALGIDRRGR